GCTACAAGACCGTGGTCTTTTTCAATGAGTTTTATTTCTGTTATAATTGGTTCACTTTTAGCTCTTAGAAATGGCTCTATTTCAATATGTGCTTTAGTTTTGACCCTTATTGGTACAATTTTAGTTCACGCTGCATCAAATGTATTAAATGATTATTATGATACAAAATATAGCGTTGATACTCCTAAAGCCCCAACAGCTAAATATAGACCCCATCCCATCATTGAAGGCTATCTAAGTAAAAGAGAGGTATTATATGAGGCTATAATTTTATATGTGTTAGCATTTATAAGTGGCGTAATCTTAGCCGTATTTTATTCATACAAGATTATCTATATATGTATATTAGCACTATTAATAAGTATATTTTACACGGGTAAACCCATATCATTAAAATATAAAGCAACTGGTGAGTTAGCAGTTTTTGTAATATGGGGCCCGTTAATGGTTTCTGGAGCTTATCTTGTTCAAAGAGATATATTATCTATTGACGCAATTTTAATATCTATCCCCCAAGGGCTACTAGTAGCCCTTGTGCTATTTGCAAACAACGCAAGGGATATTGAATTTGATAGAGATAGAAAAATCAAGACATTAGGTATGGTTCAAGGCGGTCATAAAAATATTAAAATTTTTATAGGTTTTATTGCTTTAACATATATTTATACTCTATTACTTATTATTTTTAATGTTTTTTCTTTATTAGCTTTAATTATATTTTTATCTCTGCCATTTGCAATTAAGTTGTGTAAAGAGTTTAAAGAAGGTTTCCCTGATGCTGCAGATGCATTAACATCAAAATTAGTTGTTTTATATGGAGGTCTCTTGTGCATAGTGTTAGTTTTAGAAAAAATAATATAACTATATTGCTCATTGGTGTATTATTAGCTACATTGGGGTGGTATTTTGCATTTGGTGTATATGTTGGGGTTTTTTGGTATAAGCTAGCCATAACTATTATTGCGGTATCTTTGTTTGCTCTTTTTTTTATAAAAGTTTCATTAAAAATTAATTATAAATCACTTATAGAAGGGGTTATCTCTGCAGCTATTTTATATTTTATATTTTATATTGGCAATCTAGTTGCACCCTATATAGTTGGTCAGTCGGCGGCCCAAGTTAATATGATATATAGTTTAGGTGAGGGGACAAATAAATTATTTGTGTTTTTGTTGTTATTTTTTATAACCTCACCTGGCGAGGAATTATTTTGGAGAGCATTTCTGCAGGGTGGTTTAACTAAACACATTGGTGATAAAAAGGCTCTCGTTGTAAGTAGTTTAATCTATGGTTTTGTTCATATATTTTCATTAAATCTGATGTTAATATTATCTGCACTAGTTGCAGGTTTCTTCTGGGGCTTACAATATTATCTTAGAAAAGATATCACTGCAAATATTATTTCCCATGCAATATTTAGTTCGTTCATTTTTGCAGTTGTGCCTATAAGTTAGTATAAGCTTTGACTTATGAAGATAGTATTGTTTGCTCTAGTACTTTAAGAATTTTATATGTGATATATCCTGTAACTATACCTGAAAAGACAGATATTATACTGTAGTATGGAACTAAATATATAATGGCAGTGGTTTTAAGGTAGAGTGTTTTTATAACAAAAAATTGCATATTCATATGTATAAAGCCCCCAATGGCACCAATTGAGAGAGGAGTGGCTTTCTTAAGCAATTTATAGGATATAAACATGATTGTAGTAGCAACGACTGTGGCAGGTAAACTAATACTAAATTTTATTATAAGGTTACCAGTAAAGATTGATAGTATAATTGATTTTAGGAATGCTATATAGATGGATTTGCTAAAACCCAATATATATATTGAAAGCATTATTCCTATATTTGCAAGCCCCAATTTTACACCTGGCAAGGGCAATGGGATTAGGTTTTCTAAAAAACCTATAATTATTGTAAAGGCAGTCAAAATGCCCAAAATAGATATATTTTTATTACTATCTAATGATTGCATCTATATCACTATCCTTACATTCTATCTGTATTGCAACTTTGTTGGGAAGGCATATTGCTGATTCTCTACAATGTTCTATCCAACCTCTTTTTACACACAATTTAAGCGGGCAGTCAGATTTAACAATTCTAGCTTTTCTATTTTTTACTTCTATGGTCATATTTTTGTTATATTTGTCTAAATTAATTATTTTATTATCAAGGTTATATCTAATAATTCTATCATCTATGGTAACTTTAAGGTATGTCGGTTTGTTATATTTTATATGAGATATATATAAGAAGGGTGTTAGCGATAGAAGACAGAGAATTATAATAATTATAATATCGGTAAGGGTAAATATTTTAATGTATTTTTTCAAAATGCTGAAATCCGCAGAACTTATATGTTTTATTATCCATTGTGTAGACTAAAACTGAGGAATTGGTTTTTTTGCATAAAATGCCAATTTGATATAATGGTAGTAAATAGAATGCTGTAGCTAATCCATCGGCATATTTTGTACTTTTTGCAATAACAGATAAGCTTTTATA
The sequence above is a segment of the Deferribacterota bacterium genome. Coding sequences within it:
- a CDS encoding Gx transporter family protein, encoding MQSLDSNKNISILGILTAFTIIIGFLENLIPLPLPGVKLGLANIGIMLSIYILGFSKSIYIAFLKSIILSIFTGNLIIKFSISLPATVVATTIMFISYKLLKKATPLSIGAIGGFIHMNMQFFVIKTLYLKTTAIIYLVPYYSIISVFSGIVTGYITYKILKVLEQTILSS
- a CDS encoding NusG domain II-containing protein, with protein sequence MKKYIKIFTLTDIIIIIILCLLSLTPFLYISHIKYNKPTYLKVTIDDRIIRYNLDNKIINLDKYNKNMTIEVKNRKARIVKSDCPLKLCVKRGWIEHCRESAICLPNKVAIQIECKDSDIDAIIR
- the menA gene encoding 1,4-dihydroxy-2-naphthoate octaprenyltransferase, which translates into the protein MYIKNIKNYFIATRPWSFSMSFISVIIGSLLALRNGSISICALVLTLIGTILVHAASNVLNDYYDTKYSVDTPKAPTAKYRPHPIIEGYLSKREVLYEAIILYVLAFISGVILAVFYSYKIIYICILALLISIFYTGKPISLKYKATGELAVFVIWGPLMVSGAYLVQRDILSIDAILISIPQGLLVALVLFANNARDIEFDRDRKIKTLGMVQGGHKNIKIFIGFIALTYIYTLLLIIFNVFSLLALIIFLSLPFAIKLCKEFKEGFPDAADALTSKLVVLYGGLLCIVLVLEKII
- a CDS encoding type II CAAX endopeptidase family protein, giving the protein MHSVSFRKNNITILLIGVLLATLGWYFAFGVYVGVFWYKLAITIIAVSLFALFFIKVSLKINYKSLIEGVISAAILYFIFYIGNLVAPYIVGQSAAQVNMIYSLGEGTNKLFVFLLLFFITSPGEELFWRAFLQGGLTKHIGDKKALVVSSLIYGFVHIFSLNLMLILSALVAGFFWGLQYYLRKDITANIISHAIFSSFIFAVVPIS